The window ACGATTTATACACTGTCAGTGCACAAGTTAAATTCTTACTTATACTATAGTATGTAAGGAAAAGAAAGAATTTCCTTCCAGTTCTTTTACTAATCCACGATCTGATTGTTCCTATATTCTAACTAATGTTGCAGTGATTTATCTGGCTTGGGACTTTCTGGATCACTAGGGTTCCAGCTTGATAAGTTGGAGAAAGTCACCTACTTGTGAGGCCCAAACAACACTTGGATATTCGAAATTGGGTTTTTGTATTTGTGCTTTAATATGTCCACTGAAAGAACTGGTCCTGACAAAGATTAATTTGAATGTCATAGTGCAGTGATGTGAGCAAAAACAACCTCAAGGACAACATACCGTACCAACTTCCTCCTCGCACGCAGCACCTGTAAGTAGGCAGAGAAGCATTAAGTTTTTATACAAAACTGATTATGAAGTGTCTCCTCCGACTGCAAGTTATGATCACCTCCTTTGGCTGTCTTATTAGTACGATTATTTATTACTccctctgtcccaatttatgtgaggATGTTTGAGTGGGCACTGAAGTTAAAGACAGAAGAAAGATTTTTGAACTTTTGGTCTAAAACAAGCCATAGACATTTCTGTgactataaatcatctcattaaggtAATATGGGAAGTGTAATTTAAATTGTTAGTGTCATTCTCTTTTggacagactaaaaagaaaagtgtCGCATAAACTGGGACAAATGGAGGGCTAGTTAGCGTTAACCCTTGTTCAAAAGGTTTTCCTCTGCTCATATTGCGCCCTACCAGTCCCTCATTGGGTTCTTGTTCTGCAGTGATCTTTCTGGAAATCAATTCAGTGGAACTGTGCCTTATTCAATTTCTCAGATGGCTGATCTTAAATTTCTGTAATGGTTTTtctcttattctttattttttagaCTTTGGGCTTCATATCAGGTGTCAATATGCTCTTTTTGTTGTGCAGGAATCTTAATCATAATAAGATAAGTGGATCACTGAGTGATATGTTTGGACAACTTACTAAACTCACTGAGATGTAAGTATTGCAAATTTAGCAGCCagtttttctgttttctgtttgTTTTTATAAGGTCTTGCCTTCTGCAAATAAATTCATGAACAGCTGCAAGAAGAGATTAGATTCGAACTACGGAGTGAACGGTGCTGATAGTAGTAAAGTTGATTTATCTTAGTTTTTTCCTAGAATATATTTAAGTTAAAATTATCCCATTAGCCTAGTCCGCCTGCTTCATAAACATCGTCAAGTAAGATAACAATGCTTTTACATCCCCCTCTTCTCTGTCTGTACATTCTTGTATATCAACATGCATACATATATCCATAAACATTGTAGTGTGTCTAGTAATATACTTGCCTACCATATCAACTAACTGATGCAAATTCATCCAGGGATCTGTCCTTCAATTCATTATCAGGCAGTTTGCCTCAGAGTTTTAAATCCCTCTCAAGCCTCAGCAAATTGTAAGCTAATGCTTTGTTTTTGGGATCAAAATCTTCATTGCAGCTAAACATATTTACTCTGCAAGCAGGCACATGCAGAATAATCAGTTTACTGGATCAATAAATGTTCTTGCCGATCTTCCACTTGATGATTTGTAAGTTGTGCCATTAGTAAATTTACGATTCTAAATCATGGTTCTTGCAATTCCAGTAGTGTAGTAAGTTTTCCCTGTATTATATCGAGTTCCATTAATTATTACGACAGCTACGACAAGGTATTGAGTCATAGGGGTACTGTACCAAAAGGAGCAATCACATATGATTGACTGATACATTGAAAAGCTTGATGACATGGAATTAAGTAAGAcatgaattaaacaaataataaccAAATAGCTTTCACAATTAGACTTGCACTTGAACCTTTATAACACACTGATTCATTACTAAGCCAAATTTGTATGTACTTTTTCCCATTATGCCTTAAAAGCTGGGTTAGATTTATGTTCATGACTCTAAAAGAAACTATCACAAAGTACGTACTGAAGTGTGCTCAACATTCGAAGAGGCTAAGGCTGTATATTCAACAAAATGTTGGCAGGAATGTAGCAAACAACCAATTTACAGGCTGGATTCCTGATGAGCTGAAAGACATAAAGAAATTAGAGTGAGTGCTGGCTGAACTATTTGTTAACCAGTTTCTTCTTTAATGCACTgatatttgctttttttttttttttttaaggacTGGAGGGAATTCTTGGTCTTCTGGAGCAGCTCCTCCTCCGCCTCCTGGGCAGAAAAGTAAACCTCACACCAGGCGGTCAGGAAAGGAACCTAAGTCTGGCCTGGGCATAGCAGCCATTATTGGGATAATACTGGGTGTTCTGTTGCTACTTATTCTTATAATTGTTCTATTTTCGAAAAAAAGATCATCACCTTCATCCCATTTTCTTGAAGAAGATAGGTTTAGCCAGCGTCAACGTTTCACTCCTCTTTCATCTCAGGAGTTATCTAGTGACACACGTGGCAACATGCGTGAGGACTTCAGAGGTAATTTTACTTTTGGCTTGCCAATCCCCCTTGTATAAAAAGAGAGACATGGAGGAGGAAAGGAAAgaggaaataatttttttatttgatttaacCATCCCCTCCCCATCCCTCTTCCCAGGGGCCAATAGAGATTTATGCCCACTTTCCCTCCTTGATGCGAACTCGaaacctcttggttgaaagtggagcgctctcaccactagagcaacctcTCTTGTTGGTCCACGTGTATTATTTTCTGCGTCTGACAGAAATTATCTCCTCAGATTCTTCATCCGCTACAGAAAAACATTTGCAAACCTCTTCTTCGATGGTTCTTAAGCGTCTTACTTCAGAGCGACGCAAGTCTTTTAATGAGAAGGAGTTGACACATCCTCCAACTTCAAATCATCTTAAGTCGTTCAATGATAAAGAGTTTGCAAATCCTTTGAGTGTGAAAAGAAGCAGTTCAGTGAACTTAGCCTACTATCCGTTAGCTGATTTGCAGAATGCAACTGGTAACTTTGCAAGTTCTCGCCTTCTTGGTGAGGGATCAATTGGTCGAGTATACAGGGCAAAATATCCAGATGGCAGGGTAAGCTTGACCTGATTTACAATACTGCTTAGTTTTATGGTATATTTGTTGGCAATTGGTTCATGCATTGGTCATGTATCCTCCATTATACATCATGAGAGATAGGATACATAGATTAATCAAGAGCTAATACTGTTGAGAACATGACCAATTCATGAGTAGTTGAAGATCTATAGTACTCCCTcagtttcaatttagatgatgtaGTTTAACTTTAACttggcacaaagtttaagaacaAAAGTTAACTTTTGAAACATGTGGTCCTAAAAACTCAAGGGGcaaaagctttgtggggccatgacttTAATgaggctataaaagcttctcattaagggtaagaTTGGTAatataaaaagtttaaagttaaattgttttcaATTATAGAAATGTGTTATTTTTTTGGACCAcactaataaggaaagtgtgtcatttaaattgaaacggagggagtaatatttaaGCTTTTCTCTCAGTTTTGAAGGGCTCATATTCATGAAATACATTATATCATGTACATTCTTTTTCACCCTGCTTTGACGTTGAAAATAATTGTTCTCTATGGTCATTTCAAGTGAAAATTCTGTCTCAAGGCTCCTTTTAAAAAATTGAAATCTTTATAATTCTTGAAATCCTTATGGTAGTCCTTATGGATAATCACACAAATGATCTTCTATTGCTGCATGGAAGCTATAGTAAATTGACTTACATTTATTGTGAGTGCATAATGCTTGAACCCGTTACGTTGTCCTTATCAATCATTACATAGATGATCGTGTTCTGCTACATGTTAACTGTAGTAAACTGACTTAAAATTCCTGGTTTGAGAAATAACCTTTCTGTAGCTAACATTTGACCTATTCTTTGTTTCCTCATAACACGATAGAGAGTTCTGTTTCAAAAAGAACGAATTTCTTCCAGTCCTTTAGTAGATTACTTGCATGATAAAGTTTGTCCGTGAATATGCTTAGAGGTACTGTAAGCATAATTGTTGCCCGCAGAAATTATTCTATAATGATAAATGGATGAGAGGTCACTTCCTGTCATCAAATTACTTTTTGAATTTCTTGTATCAAGCATGGGAATTTTACATACTTCCTTGATTTCTGCTTTTGGAACCTTTAAGCACTACTCCATTTAACATTGCAATTTCATtagttgatttttcttcttttgtcaGCTTACTATTTCAATGTCCCTCGAGAGACAGGTTATCTAGCTTTTCTATTCCTTGCAGCAGATAATTGCAATGTGAAGGTGTAATGTAGATGTCTCATGCTTCATTTTACTTCAACCTGCAAAATACTTCTGGTGCTACTTATTGCTTGGGTACCATTTCTAGGGAGGTTCAGCTGATGTTTATATAGTCTAGAAGTATTCAATCAGATTTATACTGTATGATAATATAAGGGAGAAACCTTACTTTTGATTTATTAGGTTCTGGCGGTAAAGAAAATAGACTCCTCTTTTTTCCAAGATGGGCAGTGCACAGAATTGGCAGACattgtttccaaaatttccaagcttcaccacccaaaTATTGCTGAAGTGCTTGGTTATTGTTCAGAACTGGGACAGAATATGTTGATCTATGAGTATCTTAGGAATGGTTCACTTCATGAATTCCTACATGTGTCAGATGACTTCAGCAAACCGCTTACATGGAATACAAGAGTCAGAATCGCTCTAGGTGTCGCCCGTGCTATTGAGTAAGTCAAAACTCTTCCTGTTGTTTCTCTTGCGGTTGGTGCTTTCTGTTAATGCTGGTGTTGGTAATAAGTATGATTGGCACAGATTAACTGCATGTCTTTAATGTTGACTGACAATTTGAGCTTTCCACTGTAACTGATAATCCATCAAGTACAACATGCTCTTGATTTATATGAAACACTTTCTGAACCATTCTCTTCTCATATTTCAGTTACAGTTATAACACAAGCTGGTAATTAAAGATTCTTAGTTGTGTATAAACTGACCAAAAACTGCATGATTGACTGTTCATTAAGTACATCACATCAAAATTTAGATTTAACTATTAAAACCTAAATGTGGTGTGTTAATGAACACTAACTCATATTTAGAATTAAACCCTGATAAATGTGGTTCT is drawn from Nicotiana tabacum cultivar K326 chromosome 22, ASM71507v2, whole genome shotgun sequence and contains these coding sequences:
- the LOC107782429 gene encoding LOW QUALITY PROTEIN: protein STRUBBELIG-RECEPTOR FAMILY 5-like (The sequence of the model RefSeq protein was modified relative to this genomic sequence to represent the inferred CDS: inserted 2 bases in 1 codon), producing the protein MSMDIFILKVKLLLPCTFLLWIILTSSFTIPVVLSKTDSRQVSALNNMYQYLKPSSKLDGWKKDGGDPCGDDSWQGIKCSGSDVTEIDLSGLGLSGSLGFQLDKLEKVTYFDVSKNNLKDNIPYQLPPRTQHLDLSGNQFSGTVPYSISQMADLKFLNLNHNKISGSLSDMFGQLTKLTEMDLSFNSLSGSLPQSFKSLSSLSKLHMQNNQFTGSINVLADLPLDDLNVANNQFTGWIPDELKDIKKLETGGNSWSSGAAPPPPPGQKSKPHTRRSGKEPKSGLGIAAIIGIILGVLLLLILIIVLFSKKRSSPSSHFLEEDRFSQRQRFTPLSSQELSSDTRGNMREDFRDSSSATEKHLQTSSSMVLKRLTSERRKSFNEKELTHPPTSNHLKSFNDKEFANPLSVKRSSSVNLAYYPLADLQNATGNFASSRLLGEGSIGRVYRAKYPDGRVLAVKKIDSSFFQDGQCTELADIVSKISKLHHPNIAEVLGYCSELGQNMLIYEYLRNGSLHEFLHVSDDFSKPLTWNTRVRIALGVARAIEYLHEVCSPSCLHRNIKTSNILLDVELNPRLCECGLAMFHECSSRNLDAGYTAPECTKPSAYTLKXDVYSFGVVMLELLTGRKPSDSSKPRLEQYLVRWASPQLHDLDALEKMADPALHGLYPPKSLSRFADVTALCVQSEPEFRPHMSEVVQALVRLVQRSSLSQREDLSASRRIDDDY